A genomic segment from Leopardus geoffroyi isolate Oge1 chromosome A2, O.geoffroyi_Oge1_pat1.0, whole genome shotgun sequence encodes:
- the LOC123606119 gene encoding bromodomain-containing protein 9 isoform X1, translating to MGKKHKKHKTEWRSSYEDYADKPLEKPLKLVLKVGGSEVTELSGSGHDSSYYDDRSDHERERHKEKKKKKKKKSEKEKHLDDEERRKRKEEKKRKREKEHGDSEGEADDFDPGKKVEVEPPPDRPVRACRTQPAENESTPIQQLLEHFLRQLQRKDPHGFFAFPVTDAIAPGYSMIIKHPMDFGTMKDKIVANEYKSVTEFKADFKLMCDNAMTYNRPDTVYYKLAKKILHAGFKMMSKERLLALKRSMSFMQDVDFSQQAALLGNEDTAVEEPVPEAAPVQVETAKKSKRPSREVISCTFEPEGNACSLTDSTAEEHVLALVEHAADEARDRISRLLPGGKMGYLKKDSDGSLLYSVVNTAEPDADEEETHPVDLSSLSSKLLPGFTTLGFKDERRGKVTFLSSTTTALSMHSNSVFGDLKSEEIDLLYSAYGDETGVQCALSLQEFVKDAGSYSKKMVDDLLDQITGGDHSRMLFQLRQRRNVPVKPPEEAKAGDSLGDSNSVLDFMSTKSYSDASLDISMLGSLGKVRKEPDADDSHLNLDETAKLLQDLHEAQAERGGSRPSSNLSSLSNTSPSDRDQHPLGSPSRLSVGEQPEVTHDPYEFLQSPEPAAPAKS from the exons ATGGGCAAGAAGCACAAGAAGCACAAGACCGAGTGGCGCTCGTCCTACGAGG ATTATGCAGACAAGCCCTTGGAGAAGCCCCTGAAGCTGGTTCTCAAGGTTGGAGGAAGTGAAGTGACTGAGCTGTCGGGGTCTGGGCACGACTCCAGTTATTACGATGACAGGTCAGACCACGAGCGAGAGCGacacaaggaaaagaagaagaagaagaagaagaaatccgAGAAGGAGAAGCACCTTGACGacgaagaaagaaggaaaagaaag GAAGAGAAGAAGCGGAAACGGGAAAAGGAGCATGGCGACTCGGAGGGGGAGGCCGACGACTTTGATCCCGGCAAGAAGGTGGAGGTGGAGCCGCCCCCCGACAGGCCTGTGCGAGCGTGCCGGACACAGCCAG CCGAGAACGAGAGCACACCGATTCAGCAGTTACTAGAGCATTTTCTCCGCCAGCTCCAGAG AAAAGATCCTCATGgattttttgcttttcctgtcACGGATGCAATTGCTCCCGGATACTCCATGATAATAAAACATCCCATGGACTTTGGTACAATGAAAGACAAGATTGTAGCCAACGAATACAAATCAGTCACAGAATTTAAG gcGGATTTCAAACTGATGTGTGATAACGCGATGACCTACAACAGACCAGACACTGTGTACTACAAGTTAGCTAAGAAGATCCTTCACGCAGGCTTTAAGATGATGAGCAAA GAGCGGCTGTTAGCTCTGAAGCGCAGCATGTCGTTTATGCAGGACGTGGATTTTTCTCAGCAGGCAGCTCTTCTGGGCAACGAAGACACAGCCGTTGAGGAGCCCGTTCCTGAAGCGGCACCCGTACAAGTAGAAACTGCCAAGAAATCCAAAAGGCCGAGTAGAGAAGTTATCAG CTGCACGTTTGAGCCGGAAGGAAATGCCTGCAGCCTGACTGACAGCACGGCAGAGGAGCACGTGCTGGCCTTGGTGGAGCACGCAGCTGACGAGGCTCGGGACAGGATCAGCCGGCTCCTCCCGGGGGGCAAG ATGGGCTATCTGAAGAAGGACAGTGACGGCAGCTTGCTCTACAGCGTGGTCAACACGGCCGAGCCGGATGCCGACG AGGAGGAGACCCACCCTGTGGACCTGAGCTCGCTCTCCAGCAAGCTGCTCCCCGGCTTTACCACACTGGGCTTCAAGGATGAGAGAAGGGGCAAAG tCACTTTTCTCTCCAGCACCACTACCGCGCTTTCAATGCACAGCAATTCCGTGTTCGGCGACTTAAAGTCGGAGGAGATAGACCTGCTGTATTCCGCCTACGGGGATGAGACGGGTGTGCAGTGTGCGCTGAG CCTGCAGGAGTTCGTGAAGGATGCTGGGAGCTACAGCAAGAAGATGGTGGACGACCTCCTGGACCAGATCACCGGCGGGGACCACTCGCGGATGCTGTTCCAGCTGAGGCAG AGGAGAAATGTTCCCGTGAAGCCTCCAGAGGAAGCGAAG GCTGGGGACTCGCTGGGCGACAGCAACTCCGTCCTGGACTTCATGTCGACAAAGTCCTACTCGGACGCCTCCCTGGACATCTCCATGCTTGGCTCTCTAG GGAAAGTGAGGAAGGAGCCTGACGCAGACGACAGCCACCTGAACCTGGATGAGACGGCGAAGCTCCTGCAGGACCTGCACGAGGCACAGGCAGAGCGCGGGGGCTCCCGGCCGTCCTCCAACCTCAGCTCCCTGTCCAACACCTCCCCCTCCGATAGGGACCAGCACCCCCTGG GAAGTCCTTCTCGCCTCAGCGTCGGGGAGCAGCCAGAGGTGACCCACGACCCATACGAATTTCTTCAGTCTCCAGAACCTGCAGCCCCTGCAAAGAGCTAG
- the LOC123606119 gene encoding bromodomain-containing protein 9 isoform X5 yields the protein MGKKHKKHKTEWRSSYEDYADKPLEKPLKLVLKVGGSEVTELSGSGHDSSYYDDRSDHERERHKEKKKKKKKKSEKEKHLDDEERRKRKEEKKRKREKEHGDSEGEADDFDPGKKVEVEPPPDRPVRACRTQPAENESTPIQQLLEHFLRQLQRKDPHGFFAFPVTDAIAPGYSMIIKHPMDFGTMKDKIVANEYKSVTEFKADFKLMCDNAMTYNRPDTVYYKLAKKILHAGFKMMSKERLLALKRSMSFMQDVDFSQQAALLGNEDTAVEEPVPEAAPVQVETAKKSKRPSREVISCTFEPEGNACSLTDSTAEEHVLALVEHAADEARDRISRLLPGGKMGYLKKDSDGSLLYSVVNTAEPDADEEETHPVDLSSLSSKLLPGFTTLGFKDERRGKVTFLSSTTTALSMHSNSVFGDLKSEEIDLLYSAYGDETGVQCALSLQEFVKDAGSYSKKMVDDLLDQITGGDHSRMLFQLRQMSRLPPPHTRRFSRTLTRGWHPGLSRVPLTLSSFLSLSSLPQG from the exons ATGGGCAAGAAGCACAAGAAGCACAAGACCGAGTGGCGCTCGTCCTACGAGG ATTATGCAGACAAGCCCTTGGAGAAGCCCCTGAAGCTGGTTCTCAAGGTTGGAGGAAGTGAAGTGACTGAGCTGTCGGGGTCTGGGCACGACTCCAGTTATTACGATGACAGGTCAGACCACGAGCGAGAGCGacacaaggaaaagaagaagaagaagaagaagaaatccgAGAAGGAGAAGCACCTTGACGacgaagaaagaaggaaaagaaag GAAGAGAAGAAGCGGAAACGGGAAAAGGAGCATGGCGACTCGGAGGGGGAGGCCGACGACTTTGATCCCGGCAAGAAGGTGGAGGTGGAGCCGCCCCCCGACAGGCCTGTGCGAGCGTGCCGGACACAGCCAG CCGAGAACGAGAGCACACCGATTCAGCAGTTACTAGAGCATTTTCTCCGCCAGCTCCAGAG AAAAGATCCTCATGgattttttgcttttcctgtcACGGATGCAATTGCTCCCGGATACTCCATGATAATAAAACATCCCATGGACTTTGGTACAATGAAAGACAAGATTGTAGCCAACGAATACAAATCAGTCACAGAATTTAAG gcGGATTTCAAACTGATGTGTGATAACGCGATGACCTACAACAGACCAGACACTGTGTACTACAAGTTAGCTAAGAAGATCCTTCACGCAGGCTTTAAGATGATGAGCAAA GAGCGGCTGTTAGCTCTGAAGCGCAGCATGTCGTTTATGCAGGACGTGGATTTTTCTCAGCAGGCAGCTCTTCTGGGCAACGAAGACACAGCCGTTGAGGAGCCCGTTCCTGAAGCGGCACCCGTACAAGTAGAAACTGCCAAGAAATCCAAAAGGCCGAGTAGAGAAGTTATCAG CTGCACGTTTGAGCCGGAAGGAAATGCCTGCAGCCTGACTGACAGCACGGCAGAGGAGCACGTGCTGGCCTTGGTGGAGCACGCAGCTGACGAGGCTCGGGACAGGATCAGCCGGCTCCTCCCGGGGGGCAAG ATGGGCTATCTGAAGAAGGACAGTGACGGCAGCTTGCTCTACAGCGTGGTCAACACGGCCGAGCCGGATGCCGACG AGGAGGAGACCCACCCTGTGGACCTGAGCTCGCTCTCCAGCAAGCTGCTCCCCGGCTTTACCACACTGGGCTTCAAGGATGAGAGAAGGGGCAAAG tCACTTTTCTCTCCAGCACCACTACCGCGCTTTCAATGCACAGCAATTCCGTGTTCGGCGACTTAAAGTCGGAGGAGATAGACCTGCTGTATTCCGCCTACGGGGATGAGACGGGTGTGCAGTGTGCGCTGAG CCTGCAGGAGTTCGTGAAGGATGCTGGGAGCTACAGCAAGAAGATGGTGGACGACCTCCTGGACCAGATCACCGGCGGGGACCACTCGCGGATGCTGTTCCAGCTGAGGCAG ATGTCgcgtctgcccccaccccacactcgTCGCTTCTCCAGGACTCTGACTCGCGGCTGGCATCCTGGCCTGTCCCGAGTGCCGCTAACGCTCAGCTCCTTTCTCAGTCTCTCGTCCCTCCCTCAGGGGTGA
- the LOC123606119 gene encoding bromodomain-containing protein 9 isoform X3 produces MGKKHKKHKTEWRSSYEDYADKPLEKPLKLVLKVGGSEVTELSGSGHDSSYYDDRSDHERERHKEKKKKKKKKSEKEKHLDDEERRKRKEEKKRKREKEHGDSEGEADDFDPGKKVEVEPPPDRPVRACRTQPAENESTPIQQLLEHFLRQLQRKDPHGFFAFPVTDAIAPGYSMIIKHPMDFGTMKDKIVANEYKSVTEFKADFKLMCDNAMTYNRPDTVYYKLAKKILHAGFKMMSKQAALLGNEDTAVEEPVPEAAPVQVETAKKSKRPSREVISCTFEPEGNACSLTDSTAEEHVLALVEHAADEARDRISRLLPGGKMGYLKKDSDGSLLYSVVNTAEPDADEEETHPVDLSSLSSKLLPGFTTLGFKDERRGKVTFLSSTTTALSMHSNSVFGDLKSEEIDLLYSAYGDETGVQCALSLQEFVKDAGSYSKKMVDDLLDQITGGDHSRMLFQLRQRRNVPVKPPEEAKAGDSLGDSNSVLDFMSTKSYSDASLDISMLGSLGKVRKEPDADDSHLNLDETAKLLQDLHEAQAERGGSRPSSNLSSLSNTSPSDRDQHPLGSPSRLSVGEQPEVTHDPYEFLQSPEPAAPAKS; encoded by the exons ATGGGCAAGAAGCACAAGAAGCACAAGACCGAGTGGCGCTCGTCCTACGAGG ATTATGCAGACAAGCCCTTGGAGAAGCCCCTGAAGCTGGTTCTCAAGGTTGGAGGAAGTGAAGTGACTGAGCTGTCGGGGTCTGGGCACGACTCCAGTTATTACGATGACAGGTCAGACCACGAGCGAGAGCGacacaaggaaaagaagaagaagaagaagaagaaatccgAGAAGGAGAAGCACCTTGACGacgaagaaagaaggaaaagaaag GAAGAGAAGAAGCGGAAACGGGAAAAGGAGCATGGCGACTCGGAGGGGGAGGCCGACGACTTTGATCCCGGCAAGAAGGTGGAGGTGGAGCCGCCCCCCGACAGGCCTGTGCGAGCGTGCCGGACACAGCCAG CCGAGAACGAGAGCACACCGATTCAGCAGTTACTAGAGCATTTTCTCCGCCAGCTCCAGAG AAAAGATCCTCATGgattttttgcttttcctgtcACGGATGCAATTGCTCCCGGATACTCCATGATAATAAAACATCCCATGGACTTTGGTACAATGAAAGACAAGATTGTAGCCAACGAATACAAATCAGTCACAGAATTTAAG gcGGATTTCAAACTGATGTGTGATAACGCGATGACCTACAACAGACCAGACACTGTGTACTACAAGTTAGCTAAGAAGATCCTTCACGCAGGCTTTAAGATGATGAGCAAA CAGGCAGCTCTTCTGGGCAACGAAGACACAGCCGTTGAGGAGCCCGTTCCTGAAGCGGCACCCGTACAAGTAGAAACTGCCAAGAAATCCAAAAGGCCGAGTAGAGAAGTTATCAG CTGCACGTTTGAGCCGGAAGGAAATGCCTGCAGCCTGACTGACAGCACGGCAGAGGAGCACGTGCTGGCCTTGGTGGAGCACGCAGCTGACGAGGCTCGGGACAGGATCAGCCGGCTCCTCCCGGGGGGCAAG ATGGGCTATCTGAAGAAGGACAGTGACGGCAGCTTGCTCTACAGCGTGGTCAACACGGCCGAGCCGGATGCCGACG AGGAGGAGACCCACCCTGTGGACCTGAGCTCGCTCTCCAGCAAGCTGCTCCCCGGCTTTACCACACTGGGCTTCAAGGATGAGAGAAGGGGCAAAG tCACTTTTCTCTCCAGCACCACTACCGCGCTTTCAATGCACAGCAATTCCGTGTTCGGCGACTTAAAGTCGGAGGAGATAGACCTGCTGTATTCCGCCTACGGGGATGAGACGGGTGTGCAGTGTGCGCTGAG CCTGCAGGAGTTCGTGAAGGATGCTGGGAGCTACAGCAAGAAGATGGTGGACGACCTCCTGGACCAGATCACCGGCGGGGACCACTCGCGGATGCTGTTCCAGCTGAGGCAG AGGAGAAATGTTCCCGTGAAGCCTCCAGAGGAAGCGAAG GCTGGGGACTCGCTGGGCGACAGCAACTCCGTCCTGGACTTCATGTCGACAAAGTCCTACTCGGACGCCTCCCTGGACATCTCCATGCTTGGCTCTCTAG GGAAAGTGAGGAAGGAGCCTGACGCAGACGACAGCCACCTGAACCTGGATGAGACGGCGAAGCTCCTGCAGGACCTGCACGAGGCACAGGCAGAGCGCGGGGGCTCCCGGCCGTCCTCCAACCTCAGCTCCCTGTCCAACACCTCCCCCTCCGATAGGGACCAGCACCCCCTGG GAAGTCCTTCTCGCCTCAGCGTCGGGGAGCAGCCAGAGGTGACCCACGACCCATACGAATTTCTTCAGTCTCCAGAACCTGCAGCCCCTGCAAAGAGCTAG
- the LOC123606119 gene encoding bromodomain-containing protein 9 isoform X2, whose translation MGKKHKKHKTEWRSSYEDYADKPLEKPLKLVLKVGGSEVTELSGSGHDSSYYDDRSDHERERHKEKKKKKKKKSEKEKHLDDEERRKRKEEKKRKREKEHGDSEGEADDFDPGKKVEVEPPPDRPVRACRTQPAENESTPIQQLLEHFLRQLQRKDPHGFFAFPVTDAIAPGYSMIIKHPMDFGTMKDKIVANEYKSVTEFKADFKLMCDNAMTYNRPDTVYYKLAKKILHAGFKMMSKDVDFSQQAALLGNEDTAVEEPVPEAAPVQVETAKKSKRPSREVISCTFEPEGNACSLTDSTAEEHVLALVEHAADEARDRISRLLPGGKMGYLKKDSDGSLLYSVVNTAEPDADEEETHPVDLSSLSSKLLPGFTTLGFKDERRGKVTFLSSTTTALSMHSNSVFGDLKSEEIDLLYSAYGDETGVQCALSLQEFVKDAGSYSKKMVDDLLDQITGGDHSRMLFQLRQRRNVPVKPPEEAKAGDSLGDSNSVLDFMSTKSYSDASLDISMLGSLGKVRKEPDADDSHLNLDETAKLLQDLHEAQAERGGSRPSSNLSSLSNTSPSDRDQHPLGSPSRLSVGEQPEVTHDPYEFLQSPEPAAPAKS comes from the exons ATGGGCAAGAAGCACAAGAAGCACAAGACCGAGTGGCGCTCGTCCTACGAGG ATTATGCAGACAAGCCCTTGGAGAAGCCCCTGAAGCTGGTTCTCAAGGTTGGAGGAAGTGAAGTGACTGAGCTGTCGGGGTCTGGGCACGACTCCAGTTATTACGATGACAGGTCAGACCACGAGCGAGAGCGacacaaggaaaagaagaagaagaagaagaagaaatccgAGAAGGAGAAGCACCTTGACGacgaagaaagaaggaaaagaaag GAAGAGAAGAAGCGGAAACGGGAAAAGGAGCATGGCGACTCGGAGGGGGAGGCCGACGACTTTGATCCCGGCAAGAAGGTGGAGGTGGAGCCGCCCCCCGACAGGCCTGTGCGAGCGTGCCGGACACAGCCAG CCGAGAACGAGAGCACACCGATTCAGCAGTTACTAGAGCATTTTCTCCGCCAGCTCCAGAG AAAAGATCCTCATGgattttttgcttttcctgtcACGGATGCAATTGCTCCCGGATACTCCATGATAATAAAACATCCCATGGACTTTGGTACAATGAAAGACAAGATTGTAGCCAACGAATACAAATCAGTCACAGAATTTAAG gcGGATTTCAAACTGATGTGTGATAACGCGATGACCTACAACAGACCAGACACTGTGTACTACAAGTTAGCTAAGAAGATCCTTCACGCAGGCTTTAAGATGATGAGCAAA GACGTGGATTTTTCTCAGCAGGCAGCTCTTCTGGGCAACGAAGACACAGCCGTTGAGGAGCCCGTTCCTGAAGCGGCACCCGTACAAGTAGAAACTGCCAAGAAATCCAAAAGGCCGAGTAGAGAAGTTATCAG CTGCACGTTTGAGCCGGAAGGAAATGCCTGCAGCCTGACTGACAGCACGGCAGAGGAGCACGTGCTGGCCTTGGTGGAGCACGCAGCTGACGAGGCTCGGGACAGGATCAGCCGGCTCCTCCCGGGGGGCAAG ATGGGCTATCTGAAGAAGGACAGTGACGGCAGCTTGCTCTACAGCGTGGTCAACACGGCCGAGCCGGATGCCGACG AGGAGGAGACCCACCCTGTGGACCTGAGCTCGCTCTCCAGCAAGCTGCTCCCCGGCTTTACCACACTGGGCTTCAAGGATGAGAGAAGGGGCAAAG tCACTTTTCTCTCCAGCACCACTACCGCGCTTTCAATGCACAGCAATTCCGTGTTCGGCGACTTAAAGTCGGAGGAGATAGACCTGCTGTATTCCGCCTACGGGGATGAGACGGGTGTGCAGTGTGCGCTGAG CCTGCAGGAGTTCGTGAAGGATGCTGGGAGCTACAGCAAGAAGATGGTGGACGACCTCCTGGACCAGATCACCGGCGGGGACCACTCGCGGATGCTGTTCCAGCTGAGGCAG AGGAGAAATGTTCCCGTGAAGCCTCCAGAGGAAGCGAAG GCTGGGGACTCGCTGGGCGACAGCAACTCCGTCCTGGACTTCATGTCGACAAAGTCCTACTCGGACGCCTCCCTGGACATCTCCATGCTTGGCTCTCTAG GGAAAGTGAGGAAGGAGCCTGACGCAGACGACAGCCACCTGAACCTGGATGAGACGGCGAAGCTCCTGCAGGACCTGCACGAGGCACAGGCAGAGCGCGGGGGCTCCCGGCCGTCCTCCAACCTCAGCTCCCTGTCCAACACCTCCCCCTCCGATAGGGACCAGCACCCCCTGG GAAGTCCTTCTCGCCTCAGCGTCGGGGAGCAGCCAGAGGTGACCCACGACCCATACGAATTTCTTCAGTCTCCAGAACCTGCAGCCCCTGCAAAGAGCTAG
- the LOC123606119 gene encoding bromodomain-containing protein 9 isoform X4: MGKKHKKHKTEWRSSYEDYADKPLEKPLKLVLKVGGSEVTELSGSGHDSSYYDDRSDHERERHKEKKKKKKKKSEKEKHLDDEERRKRKEEKKRKREKEHGDSEGEADDFDPGKKVEVEPPPDRPVRACRTQPAENESTPIQQLLEHFLRQLQRKDPHGFFAFPVTDAIAPGYSMIIKHPMDFGTMKDKIVANEYKSVTEFKADFKLMCDNAMTYNRPDTVYYKLAKKILHAGFKMMSKAALLGNEDTAVEEPVPEAAPVQVETAKKSKRPSREVISCTFEPEGNACSLTDSTAEEHVLALVEHAADEARDRISRLLPGGKMGYLKKDSDGSLLYSVVNTAEPDADEEETHPVDLSSLSSKLLPGFTTLGFKDERRGKVTFLSSTTTALSMHSNSVFGDLKSEEIDLLYSAYGDETGVQCALSLQEFVKDAGSYSKKMVDDLLDQITGGDHSRMLFQLRQRRNVPVKPPEEAKAGDSLGDSNSVLDFMSTKSYSDASLDISMLGSLGKVRKEPDADDSHLNLDETAKLLQDLHEAQAERGGSRPSSNLSSLSNTSPSDRDQHPLGSPSRLSVGEQPEVTHDPYEFLQSPEPAAPAKS; the protein is encoded by the exons ATGGGCAAGAAGCACAAGAAGCACAAGACCGAGTGGCGCTCGTCCTACGAGG ATTATGCAGACAAGCCCTTGGAGAAGCCCCTGAAGCTGGTTCTCAAGGTTGGAGGAAGTGAAGTGACTGAGCTGTCGGGGTCTGGGCACGACTCCAGTTATTACGATGACAGGTCAGACCACGAGCGAGAGCGacacaaggaaaagaagaagaagaagaagaagaaatccgAGAAGGAGAAGCACCTTGACGacgaagaaagaaggaaaagaaag GAAGAGAAGAAGCGGAAACGGGAAAAGGAGCATGGCGACTCGGAGGGGGAGGCCGACGACTTTGATCCCGGCAAGAAGGTGGAGGTGGAGCCGCCCCCCGACAGGCCTGTGCGAGCGTGCCGGACACAGCCAG CCGAGAACGAGAGCACACCGATTCAGCAGTTACTAGAGCATTTTCTCCGCCAGCTCCAGAG AAAAGATCCTCATGgattttttgcttttcctgtcACGGATGCAATTGCTCCCGGATACTCCATGATAATAAAACATCCCATGGACTTTGGTACAATGAAAGACAAGATTGTAGCCAACGAATACAAATCAGTCACAGAATTTAAG gcGGATTTCAAACTGATGTGTGATAACGCGATGACCTACAACAGACCAGACACTGTGTACTACAAGTTAGCTAAGAAGATCCTTCACGCAGGCTTTAAGATGATGAGCAAA GCAGCTCTTCTGGGCAACGAAGACACAGCCGTTGAGGAGCCCGTTCCTGAAGCGGCACCCGTACAAGTAGAAACTGCCAAGAAATCCAAAAGGCCGAGTAGAGAAGTTATCAG CTGCACGTTTGAGCCGGAAGGAAATGCCTGCAGCCTGACTGACAGCACGGCAGAGGAGCACGTGCTGGCCTTGGTGGAGCACGCAGCTGACGAGGCTCGGGACAGGATCAGCCGGCTCCTCCCGGGGGGCAAG ATGGGCTATCTGAAGAAGGACAGTGACGGCAGCTTGCTCTACAGCGTGGTCAACACGGCCGAGCCGGATGCCGACG AGGAGGAGACCCACCCTGTGGACCTGAGCTCGCTCTCCAGCAAGCTGCTCCCCGGCTTTACCACACTGGGCTTCAAGGATGAGAGAAGGGGCAAAG tCACTTTTCTCTCCAGCACCACTACCGCGCTTTCAATGCACAGCAATTCCGTGTTCGGCGACTTAAAGTCGGAGGAGATAGACCTGCTGTATTCCGCCTACGGGGATGAGACGGGTGTGCAGTGTGCGCTGAG CCTGCAGGAGTTCGTGAAGGATGCTGGGAGCTACAGCAAGAAGATGGTGGACGACCTCCTGGACCAGATCACCGGCGGGGACCACTCGCGGATGCTGTTCCAGCTGAGGCAG AGGAGAAATGTTCCCGTGAAGCCTCCAGAGGAAGCGAAG GCTGGGGACTCGCTGGGCGACAGCAACTCCGTCCTGGACTTCATGTCGACAAAGTCCTACTCGGACGCCTCCCTGGACATCTCCATGCTTGGCTCTCTAG GGAAAGTGAGGAAGGAGCCTGACGCAGACGACAGCCACCTGAACCTGGATGAGACGGCGAAGCTCCTGCAGGACCTGCACGAGGCACAGGCAGAGCGCGGGGGCTCCCGGCCGTCCTCCAACCTCAGCTCCCTGTCCAACACCTCCCCCTCCGATAGGGACCAGCACCCCCTGG GAAGTCCTTCTCGCCTCAGCGTCGGGGAGCAGCCAGAGGTGACCCACGACCCATACGAATTTCTTCAGTCTCCAGAACCTGCAGCCCCTGCAAAGAGCTAG